A genomic stretch from Arthrobacter sp. KBS0702 includes:
- a CDS encoding glutathione S-transferase family protein yields MNTTHTDDPAFSTRGAYVTGGAEFNRDTNYIEDRITRDGAPGANGEPGWPVEAGRYRLVAARACPWANRTVIVRRLLGLEDVISLGQPGPTHDARSWTFDLDPGGKDPVLGIERIQEAYFRRFPDYPRGITVPAIVDVPSGAVVTNNFPQITLDFSTEWTEFHREGAPDLYPEALREEIDAVNKRVFTEVNNGVYRCGFAGSQEAYDAAYDRLWTALDWLEERLTGQRYLVGDTITEADVRLFTTLARFDAVYHGHFKCNRQKLSEMPALWAYARDLFQTPGFGDTTDFVQIKQHYYIVHEDINPTGIVPKGPELGNWLSEHGREALGGRPFGDGTPPGPVRAGEEVAAGHGAG; encoded by the coding sequence ATGAACACGACACACACCGACGACCCGGCCTTCAGCACCCGGGGCGCCTACGTCACCGGCGGTGCGGAATTCAACCGTGATACCAACTACATCGAGGACCGGATCACCCGCGACGGCGCCCCCGGGGCGAACGGGGAACCCGGATGGCCCGTCGAAGCCGGCCGCTACCGGCTGGTCGCCGCGCGCGCCTGCCCGTGGGCCAACCGGACCGTGATTGTCCGGCGGCTCCTCGGCCTCGAGGACGTGATCTCGCTGGGCCAGCCCGGACCCACCCACGACGCCCGTTCCTGGACCTTCGACCTCGATCCCGGCGGCAAGGACCCCGTCCTGGGCATTGAACGCATCCAGGAGGCGTACTTCCGCCGGTTCCCGGACTACCCCCGGGGCATCACGGTGCCGGCCATCGTTGACGTGCCCAGCGGCGCCGTCGTGACCAACAACTTCCCCCAGATCACCCTCGACTTCTCCACCGAGTGGACCGAGTTCCACCGCGAGGGTGCCCCGGACCTGTATCCGGAGGCGCTTCGGGAGGAGATCGACGCCGTCAACAAACGCGTCTTCACGGAGGTCAACAACGGCGTCTACCGTTGCGGCTTTGCCGGGTCCCAGGAGGCGTACGACGCAGCCTACGACCGGCTCTGGACGGCACTCGACTGGCTTGAGGAGCGCCTCACCGGACAGCGGTACCTGGTGGGCGACACGATCACCGAGGCCGACGTGCGGCTGTTCACCACCTTGGCCCGTTTCGACGCCGTCTACCACGGGCACTTCAAGTGCAACCGCCAGAAGCTCAGCGAAATGCCGGCACTGTGGGCTTACGCACGGGACCTCTTCCAGACGCCCGGTTTCGGCGACACGACCGACTTCGTGCAGATCAAACAGCACTATTACATCGTCCACGAGGACATCAACCCCACCGGGATCGTCCCCAAGGGGCCGGAGCTTGGCAACTGGCTCTCGGAGCACGGCCGTGAGGCCCTCGGCGGACGCCCCTTCGGAGACGGCACGCCCCCCGGTCCGGTCCGCGCCGGCGAAGAGGTTGCCGCCGGTCACGGCGCCGGCTAA
- a CDS encoding M50 family metallopeptidase, with product MSMDATTLAANDLAGTWWQRILGGFSHSPAPVVTGTELLLIIAVAVALSLPRVSWRYFGLLATVTHELGHAFAALMTGQRLGGIRLSLDHSGTTTSYSRRPLAAVWSTFWGYPVPAVVGAAMVWSGFNGWGPAAMSVGTLLLLVSFLFLRNGIGVLITAAAVLAAALLVLFVPAEFIGHVMIGLGIALLVAAVRDLGKLAAVHSRHRNRLSTSDAYLLSRATRVPAAVWIVLFAAVVAASWWFAWQPMVQVFATLRPGPGPFPA from the coding sequence ATGAGCATGGACGCAACAACCCTCGCCGCCAACGACCTCGCCGGGACGTGGTGGCAGCGGATCCTCGGCGGCTTCAGCCACTCCCCGGCGCCGGTGGTGACCGGCACCGAGCTGCTGCTGATCATCGCAGTCGCCGTCGCCCTGTCCCTGCCGCGTGTGAGTTGGCGGTACTTCGGCCTGCTCGCCACCGTGACCCACGAGCTGGGTCATGCCTTCGCCGCCCTGATGACCGGGCAGCGGCTTGGCGGTATCAGGCTGAGCCTGGACCACTCCGGCACCACCACGAGCTACAGCCGGCGTCCGCTGGCTGCGGTCTGGTCGACGTTCTGGGGCTACCCGGTGCCCGCCGTCGTTGGCGCCGCCATGGTGTGGTCCGGCTTCAACGGCTGGGGGCCCGCGGCCATGTCGGTGGGCACCCTTCTGCTGCTGGTTTCCTTCCTCTTCCTGCGCAACGGCATCGGGGTGCTAATCACGGCCGCCGCTGTCCTCGCCGCGGCGCTCCTGGTCCTGTTCGTCCCGGCCGAATTCATCGGGCACGTGATGATCGGCCTGGGCATCGCGCTGCTTGTGGCCGCGGTCCGTGACCTGGGCAAACTGGCTGCGGTGCATTCCAGGCACCGGAACCGGCTCTCGACGTCGGACGCTTACCTGCTGTCCCGCGCAACGCGCGTCCCCGCAGCGGTCTGGATCGTCCTCTTCGCCGCCGTGGTGGCCGCCTCCTGGTGGTTCGCCTGGCAGCCGATGGTGCAGGTGTTCGCCACACTCCGGCCGGGTCCGGGTCCCTTCCCGGCTTAG
- a CDS encoding TraR/DksA C4-type zinc finger protein has product MVDVERFRVLLTEERDRKLALLPALRRDITSVNAARQDSNVDDEHDPEGATIAFELSQASALLEQSRAGLAQIEAALARIDAGSYGICEVCGGPIAEGRLEARPWTPYCIRHSAGRA; this is encoded by the coding sequence ATGGTTGACGTCGAACGGTTCCGGGTCCTCCTCACCGAGGAGCGCGACCGGAAACTAGCCCTGCTGCCCGCCCTCCGCAGGGACATCACCTCGGTGAACGCCGCCCGGCAGGACTCCAACGTCGACGACGAACACGATCCGGAGGGCGCGACGATCGCCTTCGAACTCTCCCAGGCCTCCGCGCTGCTCGAACAGAGCAGGGCGGGGCTCGCCCAGATCGAGGCAGCCCTGGCCCGCATCGACGCCGGCAGTTACGGGATCTGCGAAGTCTGCGGCGGCCCCATCGCCGAGGGCCGGCTGGAAGCCAGGCCGTGGACGCCCTACTGCATCCGGCACAGCGCCGGGCGCGCCTAA
- a CDS encoding hemerythrin domain-containing protein, whose product MDTPVPKNSGDEARALAAVETHHAGMLRRVHALTSALTQAVKAHDTVAEHDAHEVLVEWCETELVPHALAEEGPLYSGAGDTPEGRLLVAGMLAEHQVIVGLVERLRAAQGVDAAVAAGAIGEVFALHLDKENRLLMPYIAESSGLNLAESVAGLHELVGEAHVHAAQHSATPRAHPVDG is encoded by the coding sequence ATGGACACGCCGGTTCCGAAGAACTCCGGGGACGAAGCCCGGGCGCTCGCGGCCGTGGAGACGCACCATGCCGGGATGCTCAGACGGGTGCACGCCCTGACCTCCGCCCTCACCCAGGCGGTGAAAGCGCACGACACGGTAGCGGAGCACGACGCCCACGAGGTGCTGGTCGAATGGTGCGAGACCGAACTTGTCCCGCACGCGCTCGCCGAGGAGGGGCCGCTGTACAGCGGAGCCGGGGACACCCCGGAGGGACGGCTGCTGGTGGCGGGCATGCTCGCCGAACACCAGGTAATCGTCGGGCTGGTCGAACGGCTCCGGGCCGCGCAGGGGGTCGACGCCGCCGTCGCCGCGGGCGCCATTGGCGAGGTGTTCGCCCTGCATCTGGACAAGGAGAACCGGCTCTTGATGCCCTACATCGCGGAGTCGTCCGGGCTCAACCTGGCCGAATCCGTCGCCGGGCTGCACGAACTGGTGGGAGAGGCCCACGTCCACGCCGCCCAGCACAGCGCCACGCCGCGGGCACACCCGGTCGACGGCTGA
- the malQ gene encoding 4-alpha-glucanotransferase — MRDSTEPRGELPEPAPDAEALLRELSAAHGVGTSYWGWDGVERSVAGSTLRRVLTALGIAADSPAQLRAALAEADVAPWRRLLPPIVVAREGAAAAFDVHVPHGSHVSVWVVTEDGTRHEAAQLENWEAPREVDGVLTGRASFSIPDGLPLGWHAVWADAAGTRSECPLVVTPRRLRTTEALAGRRSWGLTAQLYSVRSSRSWGIGDFADLADLAAVAGGEGAGFVLVNPLHAAEPRPPVEDSPYLPTTRRFFNPLYIRVEEIPEHAYLDPRSLAETERLASRLRLANRELGLLDRNASYEAKLAALELVFGVRRGPARSRQFSDFCRDQGQGLDDFALWSALAESLGPSARDWDDAASSPDTGYATAQRTALADRIEFHRWLQWICDQQLESAQDAARRSGMDIGIVHDLAVGVKLGGADAWALSGVLAQGVTVGAPPDMFNQQGQNWTQPPWHPARLAESGYAAYRDMLRTVLRHAGGIRVDHVLGLFRLWWIPEGAGPGEGTYVYYDHEALIGILALEAQRAGAVVIGEDLGVFEPWVRDYLAERGIFGTSILWFERDDAGPLAPERYRQECLTSVNTHDLPPTAGYLAGAHVTLRESLGLLRRPVVEERAADAAEQEEVLALVRERGLLPEAEPGAGVQATVEALYEFTALTPSSLLGVALVDAVGETRTQNQPGTSTEYPNWCIPLAGPDGVVLIEELPENARFHSLLSRVQQALRPGARPGARTGPGATDA, encoded by the coding sequence ATGAGGGACAGCACAGAGCCACGCGGCGAGCTCCCGGAACCGGCGCCCGACGCCGAGGCACTCTTGCGTGAACTGTCGGCGGCGCATGGGGTGGGCACCTCCTATTGGGGCTGGGACGGTGTGGAACGCTCCGTCGCCGGCAGCACCCTGCGCCGTGTCCTTACCGCCCTGGGCATCGCCGCAGACAGCCCGGCGCAGCTGCGGGCTGCACTGGCCGAAGCGGACGTGGCTCCCTGGCGCCGGCTCCTGCCGCCCATCGTGGTGGCACGTGAGGGTGCTGCGGCGGCTTTCGATGTCCATGTGCCGCACGGCAGCCACGTCAGCGTATGGGTGGTCACGGAGGACGGCACGCGGCACGAGGCGGCGCAACTGGAGAACTGGGAGGCGCCTCGCGAGGTCGATGGTGTGCTCACCGGGCGGGCGAGCTTTAGCATTCCGGACGGCTTGCCGCTGGGGTGGCACGCCGTCTGGGCCGATGCGGCCGGCACCCGTTCGGAGTGTCCCCTGGTGGTGACCCCGCGGCGGCTGCGTACCACCGAGGCGCTCGCAGGGCGCCGCAGCTGGGGACTCACGGCCCAGCTCTACTCGGTGCGCTCCTCGCGTTCCTGGGGGATTGGCGACTTCGCCGATCTGGCCGACCTTGCCGCCGTGGCCGGCGGCGAGGGAGCGGGCTTCGTCCTGGTCAACCCACTGCACGCCGCGGAGCCCCGCCCGCCGGTGGAGGACTCGCCGTACCTGCCCACCACCCGGCGCTTCTTCAACCCGCTGTACATCCGGGTGGAGGAGATTCCGGAGCACGCCTACCTGGACCCCCGGTCCCTGGCGGAGACGGAGCGGCTGGCCTCGCGCCTGCGCCTCGCCAACCGGGAGTTGGGGCTGCTGGACCGCAACGCCAGTTATGAAGCCAAGCTCGCCGCGCTCGAGTTGGTGTTCGGCGTCCGCCGGGGCCCGGCCCGCTCGCGGCAGTTCAGCGATTTCTGCCGTGACCAGGGGCAGGGGCTCGACGACTTCGCCCTGTGGTCGGCCCTCGCGGAGTCCCTTGGCCCGTCGGCCCGCGACTGGGACGACGCCGCCTCCTCCCCGGACACCGGGTACGCCACGGCCCAACGGACGGCGCTCGCGGACCGAATCGAGTTCCACCGCTGGCTGCAGTGGATCTGCGACCAGCAACTGGAGTCGGCGCAGGACGCGGCCAGGCGGTCCGGCATGGACATCGGGATCGTGCACGATCTGGCGGTCGGTGTGAAGCTCGGCGGCGCCGACGCGTGGGCACTCTCCGGCGTCCTCGCACAGGGTGTGACGGTGGGCGCGCCGCCGGACATGTTCAACCAGCAGGGCCAAAACTGGACCCAGCCGCCGTGGCACCCGGCGAGGCTGGCGGAATCCGGTTACGCCGCCTACCGAGACATGCTGCGGACCGTGCTGCGCCACGCCGGCGGGATCCGGGTGGACCACGTGCTGGGCCTGTTCCGGCTCTGGTGGATCCCCGAGGGAGCCGGGCCAGGCGAGGGCACCTATGTGTACTACGACCATGAAGCCCTGATCGGGATTCTCGCCCTGGAGGCCCAGCGTGCGGGGGCCGTCGTGATCGGCGAGGACCTGGGTGTCTTCGAACCGTGGGTGCGGGACTACCTCGCCGAACGGGGAATCTTTGGCACCTCCATCCTGTGGTTCGAACGCGACGACGCCGGACCGCTGGCGCCTGAACGCTACCGGCAGGAGTGCCTCACGAGCGTCAACACCCACGACCTGCCACCCACCGCCGGCTACCTGGCCGGCGCTCATGTCACGCTGCGGGAGTCGCTCGGGCTGCTGCGGCGTCCGGTCGTGGAGGAACGGGCCGCCGACGCAGCAGAGCAGGAAGAGGTGCTGGCCCTCGTGCGGGAGCGCGGGCTGCTACCGGAGGCTGAGCCTGGTGCTGGGGTGCAGGCCACCGTTGAGGCGCTATACGAATTCACCGCCCTCACGCCGTCGTCGTTACTGGGCGTGGCGCTGGTCGATGCCGTCGGGGAGACCCGTACGCAGAACCAGCCGGGCACCAGCACGGAGTATCCCAACTGGTGCATTCCACTCGCGGGACCGGACGGCGTCGTCCTCATCGAAGAGCTACCGGAGAATGCCAGGTTCCATTCCCTTCTGAGCCGGGTACAACAAGCCCTCCGGCCGGGCGCGCGGCCCGGCGCCCGCACGGGGCCAGGGGCGACGGACGCGTAG